A stretch of DNA from Candidatus Ancaeobacter aquaticus:
CCCGCACATAGTACTCACCGGTAAGCTTGCTTACTGCATAAGGGCTCAGCGGCTGAGGGTTCATGTCCTCGTTCTTTGGCAATTGTTTCGTATTCCCGTACACCGAAGATGATGAGGCGTACACAAAGCTTTTTATCTTCGCATCGCGTACAGCAGTTAGAAGTGTCAATGTTCCAGTGACGTTCGCTTCATTTGACCGGATAGGATCTTCTACAGATCGTGCAACTGAAGGAATTGCGGCTTGATGGAGAACATAGTCTACATCTTTCAAAAGCTTCTTGAGTAAATCCAGGTTAGTAATACTGCCTTCAACAAATTCTATCTGGTCTAAATACGGGGTAATATTAGCAATGTTTCCGGTAGATAAATCATCTATGACCGTTACCTTCTCACCGCGAGATACTAGCTCCTTTACAATATTTGATCCAATGAATCCTGCACCGCCTGTTACTAAATACCTACTCATATGCTCCGCTCTATAGTTTAGTAATATTTTTTCTGTTCTTATATTTTTTCAAAACGTCTCGTGTATCATAGATAAGCTTTGAGTTATCTACAATGAACTTATAATCAAAAGTAGAATGATTTGTAATAATAATGACACAATCTGTTTTCTGCAGAACCTTTTTTGAAAGTTTAACGGATTTCATCGCAGTCTCATCAATTTTTAACTGTGGGACATACGGATCGTGATACGTTATTTTAGCACCCATTTGCTTTAAAACGCCAATAACATCAATCGCCGGTGATTCCCTCACATCGGTAACATCCTTTTTATATGCGACACCAAGTATTAATATGTGTGAGCCATTAAGGCATTTTTTATGTGTGTTTAATATCTTTGCTGTTCTATTCACCACATAGCGCGGCATAGCGCCATTTACCCGTGCGGCAAGATGGATAAACCTCGTCTCAAAACCATGCAGCCTTGCTTTCCAGGAAAGATACAGCGGATCTATTGGCAGACAATGACCGCCTAATCCCGGTCCGGGATAAAAAGGTATATACCCAAACGGTTTTGTCGCAGCGGCATCGATGACTTCCCATACATTAATATCCATTCTGTTACACATCAGCGCTATTTCATTGACCAGTCCAATATTAACGCTTCTAAATGTGTTTTCGAGCAGTTTTACCATTTCAGCGACACGTGCGGACGATACAGGCACAACGATTTCCATAATCTGTGAATAGAGCATTGACGCTAATTCTGTACTCTTCTTTGATACACCGCCGATTACTTTTGGAATCGTTCGTGTCGTATACTCTTTATTGCCCGGATCAATTCTTTCAGGAGAAAACGCGATAAAATAATCTTTATCGAGTACTCGATTATTTCTTTCCATTATCGGCATTATGACTTCGTCGCTTGTCCCCGGATAAGTCGTACTTTCAAGTATTACCAATTTTGGCTGTTTTGTATATTTCGCAATATTTTCAGCTGCGGCAACAATATGCGATATATCCGGATCTTGAGTTTTTCTCAGCGGTGTCGGCACACAAATAATAACAACATCACTTTTTAAAAGAACTGAAAAATCTGTCGTAGGACAAAACCGCCCGATTTGTATCATTTCTTTTACGTCATGATCTGTAATATCTTTAATATATGTTTTACCTTTATTAAGTTTATCGACTTTACTTTTACTTAAATCAATACCGTGAACAATAAAATCGTTCTTTGCGCATTCTATTGCAAGCGGAAGCCCGACATATCCAAGCCCAATAACCGCAATATGTGCTTTCTTATTTATTATTTTTTCTTTTAAACTCATGTTCCCGCCTTTTTAGCTCACAGAGCACAATTCGTTTGGTTATCTACCAATACTCTTATAGACGAAGCCTTTTGCTTCCATTTCAGATTTCTGAAATATGTTTCTACCGTCAATAACAATAGGACTAGCCATCTGTTTACATATTTTGTCTAGATCTAATTCCTTAAACTCATCCCATTCAGTAAGAATTAATAATGCATCAGCGTTTTTCGCGACTTCGTAGGGATTTTTACAGTAGGTGATATTTTTAATTATTTGTTTCGCATTTTGTGTCGCTTGAGGATCATAGGCTTTAATCTTTGCCCCTTCAGCTTTTAAGGTTTCAATAATATCTATGGAGGGAGCGCTTCTCATATCATCGGTATTAGGCTTAAATGCTAGACCTAAGACTCCGACTGTTTTATCTTTCAGCACCCACAAGGTATCCTCTACCTTTTTGATAAAAGATTTACGTTGATCCATATTTACATCTTCTACGGTTTTTAATATTTTGAAGTCGTATCCCAATTTATCTGATATCCCGATAAATGCGGCAACATCTTTAGGAAAACACGATCCTCCGTACCCGATACCCGCGTTGAGGAAGCTTTTGCCAATTCTTTTATCAAGACCCATACCGTGAGTTACTTCTTCAACATCAGCACCTGCGAGCTCGCATATATGTGCAAGTGAATTCGAGAATGATATTTTGAGTGCAAGAAAAGAATTTGACGCGTGTTTAATGATCTCAGCGCTATTGATATCTGTTTCAACAAATTTAGATTTTATAGGTGCATATATCTCTCTTAAGATCTTTGCAGACCTTTTATTCGAAACACCGATAACTATGCGATCAGGGTAAAGCGTATCATCAATAGCAGATCCTTCCCGTAAAAATTCCGGATTAGAAGCGACATCAAAATCGACCTTATGCTTATTGTACCGTTTTATTGTTTCGGCTACTTTTTCTCCGGTATGAACCGGAACCGTACTTTTATCGACAATAAGCCGATACCCGTCCATTGCGAGCGCAATCTCTTTTGACACGGTCGCAACAAAACTCAAATCAGCGGTACCATCCTGTCTCGGCGGCGTATTAACAGCCACAAATATTGACTGAGCAAACTTCACAGCCTGAGGAATACTCGTTGAAAAGTGTAATTTTTTATTTTTAATGCTCTTTGTAATTAATGGTTCAAGTCCCGGCTCATATATCGGTGATTTACCAGCTTTAAGCATAGCGATTTTCTCTTTATTGTTATCTACAAGCATTACATCATGTCCCAACTCAGCAAAACACACTCCAGTAACCAAACCAACATATCCCGCTCCGATAATACTAATTTCCATTCTTAGCTCCTTTAATATTGATGTATTCACACATCTTGTATTTTTTTCTTAAAGCTTACAACTTATAGCTTATAGCTTAATTAATTCCCGATTTTAATTGGCACTTCCGGATATGCTTTCAATCTAAACACAATAAATGCCGTCAAATCATCCCTCATAGGCCTTTGTCTAAAAGTGAAAGCAACTTGCCAGCAATGTAAATCACGAAATATTGTATATTCCTGTTGTTCCAGTTTTCCCAGACCAAAATCATAGCGATAAAATAGTTTCAGAACCCAATTCGAATTAATTCTGTATATGAGCTCCGTCGCAACCATATTGTTTAGATCATCAGGATTAATATCTTCATCGTTTTCAAATATTTCAGGATTGTCATATGTTGTTACATACCGATGCCGAAACGATATATTCCAGTTATCTCCATACAACACCTGAACATCGGTGTCTACGGTATCAAAGGTATGCGTGTACGGATTATGTGAAATACGCGAATCGAGCGCGATCCATTCAAGTGGTCGCAACTTAAGATAGTAATAGATATCAGAAAAATGACGGTTATTGTATTCATCGACGCCGTCGCGGTGTACTGCCGGAGCATCCATGCTTGGGTGGTAATAAGAATAAATTTCAAAGTCTACAAGAGGAATTGTTTTTCCTTCACGTCTTGTCTGCAGAATATTACGAAATCCAAACCGAAACTGATTGAGCTTATCAAGCGAATCAATCGTGTCAAACTGCAATATCTCCTGAATCTCTTTCCCCGTTCTATGGCTATAATTGTACCCCACACGCGTTTCGATGACATGTCTCAACTGATTGATCTCCCAAAACTCACTTTTAAAATCTGGATATGTTTTATGGATCTTAGTGAGTGCCGATACACCAGTATTAAAAAATGCTCTCGTAAAATTACTACTGTCAACGCCATTCGTATAAAA
This window harbors:
- a CDS encoding UDP-glucose/GDP-mannose dehydrogenase family protein, producing the protein MEISIIGAGYVGLVTGVCFAELGHDVMLVDNNKEKIAMLKAGKSPIYEPGLEPLITKSIKNKKLHFSTSIPQAVKFAQSIFVAVNTPPRQDGTADLSFVATVSKEIALAMDGYRLIVDKSTVPVHTGEKVAETIKRYNKHKVDFDVASNPEFLREGSAIDDTLYPDRIVIGVSNKRSAKILREIYAPIKSKFVETDINSAEIIKHASNSFLALKISFSNSLAHICELAGADVEEVTHGMGLDKRIGKSFLNAGIGYGGSCFPKDVAAFIGISDKLGYDFKILKTVEDVNMDQRKSFIKKVEDTLWVLKDKTVGVLGLAFKPNTDDMRSAPSIDIIETLKAEGAKIKAYDPQATQNAKQIIKNITYCKNPYEVAKNADALLILTEWDEFKELDLDKICKQMASPIVIDGRNIFQKSEMEAKGFVYKSIGR
- a CDS encoding nucleotide sugar dehydrogenase, with translation MSLKEKIINKKAHIAVIGLGYVGLPLAIECAKNDFIVHGIDLSKSKVDKLNKGKTYIKDITDHDVKEMIQIGRFCPTTDFSVLLKSDVVIICVPTPLRKTQDPDISHIVAAAENIAKYTKQPKLVILESTTYPGTSDEVIMPIMERNNRVLDKDYFIAFSPERIDPGNKEYTTRTIPKVIGGVSKKSTELASMLYSQIMEIVVPVSSARVAEMVKLLENTFRSVNIGLVNEIALMCNRMDINVWEVIDAAATKPFGYIPFYPGPGLGGHCLPIDPLYLSWKARLHGFETRFIHLAARVNGAMPRYVVNRTAKILNTHKKCLNGSHILILGVAYKKDVTDVRESPAIDVIGVLKQMGAKITYHDPYVPQLKIDETAMKSVKLSKKVLQKTDCVIIITNHSTFDYKFIVDNSKLIYDTRDVLKKYKNRKNITKL